ataactTAAGATTAGGTGTAAATAGTTGTATAATTATCATAGTAAATTAGTAGTACACTATACAATTAGTTCTGAACTAACCGTAATATCCTTGCCAACCAGCTCAGTGTTGGTCTCCTTCTGTATTTGTCATCATCAAAATCAATAACTGTGTCTTGGGAGCTAGCAACATCACGAGTGTCATAGATTTTCCTTGGAGTGgaagctatataaaaaaaaaacaacaaacatttatttaatcaaaatCCACCATACCATTATACTGCTTGTGCATGTTATTTTGCTGTAAAGCCCCTCTTGTTAGACATTAAATGCCTGAGACTGTAGCTAGACGCCACCATCTTAAATGTAATGTCAGTAGCCCTCAAGTACTCTTAGCTGACACTTAGGTGACAAATTTCTCTCCTCCCCCAGTAACTCAAGAGTGTTTTATAGAGAAAGGCAAGGCGAATGTACAGAGCTGCAAGGTCAGCACAAACCATAAATCAACATCCCAATTGTGGGAAAGAGTTGTGATGTGCAAAAATAGAGGGAGCTGTGCTAAGTAAAAGGACTCTCCTGGGGTAGTCAAATGTTTTTCTGTGCCTTTACCACAATGTTTTAACCACTATAAATACGCTACTAATATAAATTTACTAAGTTTGTTTCTCATCTTTACTGCCTTTACAAATCCAGAACAATGTGGTAAGTATGTGTAAGTTTATGTATGTGTAGATAATCTCTCTTTCAGAAGTATTGCATGCTGCTAAAAAAACATAAGTATAGTGCACATTTAGctgtataaaacatattttattttagttatttgctTGTGACACTAAGTTTATATTTCAGGTATaaagcattgtaaaatatatttaaatatatataatatatataaaattaaaaatacatcagTGAAAAATAAACTAGTTGACAGTAGAAATTTTTGGAAGTTGGAAACGAAATCGAATAGAAATAGAAATCGAaactatttgttaatatttggcaaatgtgttCAACTGAACTAGATTCATTCGGGGGTTTGCtggattctcctatgatagtctaccctgtccagtcttggagagctttgataaatcaggttaATTGAAAAAAGCCACTACAATGATCATTCCAACAGAAGCTGCTATAACTGAAAACAGTTTTGTAAAACTGATAGCAGGTCCCAACAGATATGTGCAATGGAATCCAGCAGCGCtggatttttataaaaacaaaacagttttgaaGATCTTTTGGGGGCTTttttaattacaggtagtccccaggtttttatacgagatagggactgaatttgtatgtcagtcggaacatgtacattattttaacgaatgcaattaggacagatgtttgtctcaacatattatcagacagcatggtgtcagttacagtataaaatcatcactgtgagtaatcacaaacaaagcaaaaaaaaaaaaaaaaaaaaaacgcaaaaaaataattatggagctcagacattcattaacttcttatgcaaaaagaaaaagctgcagagtttgtcttggtcattaaagagttacaagatgctacagatccgctcagctcttaagatcacctacaacctcagctgtatatagcaaaagatttcttctgcaagtcatgcaaaccacccccttcaagcctctgtcctgcacacgcgCGAGGAGGGAAGccccgttggtatctaggagtcgtccgtatgtcggatgtccttaactcggggactacttgtaattTATTGTGCATTTCCtaatgtgacagctgtgcactttgacaagtgGCAACttggtggcagaacgagtcattgttttaataggaatgGAATCAACATATTTAAACACTTCTCAGTGAATTTCAaatgaattgacaggggaaaaATTTAAACTATTGTAAGGACGTAAACAGTATACCAATAAATCACGGCGCATGCGTGGTGACTCAGtttaaactaaactttattgAATACAGCACATAGGAGAAGGGCGGAAGTCGCCCATCTCCCTGTGCCTGGAACTCGCCACTGTGCATGGGCAAACTTCGGCGCAGACGCCCTGAAGTAATATCATGCAAGGATTAACCCATTTAAGGGCAGACTGGAGGCAGCACCAACCCTGGTCTCGATGCCTGCCGCCGGTCCGCCCTTACCACTATACCACAACGATATATATCAACATAAGTTATTATCTAAACACTTCCACAACCAACTCAACTTCGAGTGACCTTACaaaccccctttttctttttgaacatcATTATTCATATACAGGATTACTTCTTCACTTGCCTACTATGCCCTATCATCTCATTTAGGTCTTTTATTGCCtttctccatatcccctgaggaagcccttggtggcgaaatgcgtcgggcaaGGAGATTTATGAGTATAGAATTAGGTACTGCTTTGAAGATCAACTGTACTTACTTAGGTGCATTTGGTATGACTAAAGCATTACTTTTTAATCAATTTCTAAGTGCCACTTTAAAACCctattctttttccttctttcttctctatGTTTCCATTGAAATTACACTTATATTAGGCTGGGCACTATTAAGGTTTACTTTCTATGTTACATAGAAGTCCCCTATGTTCATCCTCACTCTAATTTAGATTAGTATTGAGATCATTTCCCTCAGGGATGtatctctttcttctttcctccttagaggaatattttataaatagagccctttctAAATCATATTTTACTAAATCTACTACGATTTGTTAGAGAGATactaaaatgtgtgtggatcAGAGTCCTTCAGAACTGGTTTCAGATTTCAGATTTCTGCGCTGCTTCATGTAGGGGAAAGTAAcagataggtccataaatatttggacagagacaacttttttctaattttggttctgtacattaccacaaataattttaaatgaatcaactcagatgcagtttaactgcagactttcagctttaatttagagggttaaacaaaaagaaggAACTaaagcccccttttttttttttttttacacaatcacttcattttaggggttTAAAGTAAatagacaattgactcaaaggctatttcatgggctggtgtgggcaattccttcattatgtcattattaattaggcacataaaaggcctggagttgatttgagggtggTGGGGGGGGTGCTTATATGTGGAGGATTCTGCTGTGTatagacaacatgcggtcaaaggagctctccatgcaggtgaaacaagccatccttaaggtgcaaaaacagaaaaaaacccatctgagaaattgctacaatattaggagtggcaaaatctacagtttggtacaacatgagaaagaaacaaagcactagtgaactcagcaacgccaaaagtcctggatgtccacggaagacaacagtggtggatgatcgcagaatcatttccatggtgaaaataaacctcttcacaacagccaaccaagtgaacaacactctccaggatataggcatatcgatatccaagtctaccttAAAGAGAAGACtgtatgaaagtaaatacagaagggtgcactgcaaggtggaagccactcataagcctcaagaatagaaaggctagtttgaactttgctaaaaaaaacatctaaaaaagccagcacagttctgcaaaaacattctttggacagatgaaaccaagatcagcctttaccagaatgatggcaaggaaaatgtatggagaaggcgtggaacagctcatgatccaaagcataccacatcatctgtaacaCATGGctgaggcagtgtgatggcttgggcatgcatagctgccagtggcactgggacactagtgtttatcgatgatgtgacacaggacagaagcagctgaatgaattctgaggtgttaaGAGACAtactgctcaaatccagctaaacgCAGTCAAATtcattgggaggcgtttcataatacagatagacaatgacccaaaacatacagctaaagcatcccaggagtttattaaagcaaagaagtggaatattcttaaatggccatgtcagtcacctgatctgaacccaaatgagcatgcatttcacttgtagaaaactaaacttcggacagaaaggcccacaaacaaacagcaactgaaagccgctgcagtaggGGGCAGGCAGAGCATGGTGTCtcacccgatgcgtttcgcccgaatcgggcttcctcaggggtaaggggagacttagtattattgctggggctttttaccgcattaggagccttgtgataccgaattgctactttTAAGTGACTTGATAGTGAGACTGATATCAATTTTtacgtactgctggtgtttccagatgtccgagtggagtgaaTGGCGTGATAGaagcttaaaaatgtttattccaggactttaTTAATATACCTTATTATTTAAGTGTGGTTTACTTCTGCACTGCAAAAAGTGGGTGCACAGCCTCCTAGAATGTAAGTGAGCTTTTCTAAGTTGAATGCACTGAAGAAAAATAACCGATTCTGTTTGTAGGCAAAATAATGTTAACGCGACAGGTTCTTTTCAAATACCCCAtcataaaaaacagaacatttttctgGTTAGATTTCCTAAAGCAAGCTTCCTATTCCATTTTTACCTGCATTAATTGCAACACTTTCCCCTCCAGTGTCTCCAATATTAACAGGATGGTCTTTTGATGTGCCACCTGACAACCCGTGCTGTACTATAGGTGTGGGAACAGAGCTGTACATATAGCCGGTTTGCTGTGCCATTTGGGGACCTTCCGATAGGTGatcaggggatgctgagaaaaaaaaaacaaaataggttttaaaacacaccaaaaacattatACAACCTATAGTCAATACCAGAGACAAAGAAAGGAAAACTCACAGTTCACAACTGACCAGTCCCTGTAATCTGTTATGTCATGCTGGGAGATTTCATCTACAGGCTCTGACTCTTCAATCTAATCAAGGAAAAGGGAATatgatttatatatctatatatatatatatatatatttttttttattattaggtagaGCATAAAATGTGCTAACAAATGAATGAGGAGAGAGAAAAGTGGATAATAACATCTACACGTTGATGTTTACTATGTGTTTTTTCAAACACATTGCATGTTTACTATACAATATAACAatctttactgagaacaaaagagaaggcagaaatgtaaaaaaaatattaaatgtattaagcACTACAAAGCACTAAGGAATATttactagacaaaaaaaaaaaaatacttaccagaGGAAGGCCCAGCCCTGCTCTAGCCCAGTTAACCAATGAGAGTTTATCCCGGAGCGTGGAGGCCACTGGGCTGACAAGATTGTTGGGGGGAAAGATGGGTGCCTGGCAGCTTGGGCATTGGTACCCTGCTGGTGCTGTGTTTGGTGGCAACAGAGAAGCCAGATCATTCAGACAcgaccagtgaaataaatctgatttaacacattaaagataaaaaaaaaatttataaacacatttatgaCAATGTTTATACAACAGGTAAATCAAGCTTTaccaaaggcagaaaaaatttaacaaaatattgtaatatatagatACACAAGTTCATACCATAACACGCAAGGCGTACAGTTTCTTTAGAGGACAGCAATGTGTTGCAAAGGCGACAGTTTGGGCTGTAATCACTGTCCTGCAGCCACTGTAGGTATGACTGAAcgatacactaaaaaaaaagtacatatttcaATAAAGGTTTTGTGGACATAACTATAAATAGGAATCTTGGTACAGTAAATGTGCACTGAAAGTAATAGATCAATGTGTGAAGAGCAAGGCTATAGTagttaggaactttttttttacaatacattgtATTGTATGTCCATTACAATGTTATGGACATAAGTATGAGTCTCCATGTTCCCtgctataaaaacataaatacttaCCTGTCAGCTATACCACAAGGCCAGTGATTCTCCAATACTTCTGCCCCAAGA
The genomic region above belongs to Pyxicephalus adspersus chromosome 9, UCB_Pads_2.0, whole genome shotgun sequence and contains:
- the ZFPL1 gene encoding zinc finger protein-like 1: MGLCKCPKRKVTNLFCFEHRVNVCEHCLVANHAKCIVQSYLQWLQDSDYSPNCRLCNTLLSSKETVRLACYDLFHWSCLNDLASLLPPNTAPAGYQCPSCQAPIFPPNNLVSPVASTLRDKLSLVNWARAGLGLPLIEESEPVDEISQHDITDYRDWSVVNSSPDHLSEGPQMAQQTGYMYSSVPTPIVQHGLSGGTSKDHPVNIGDTGGESVAINAASTPRKIYDTRDVASSQDTVIDFDDDKYRRRPTLSWLARILRNRTGSKSRPASTKQRFLIVLIIGVLGFLTLILLMSKWGRASAENDPNLDPLFNPHIRVGQE